A portion of the Streptomyces sp. YPW6 genome contains these proteins:
- a CDS encoding M1 family metallopeptidase produces the protein MPLLTRRLRCALLATASATLVAAALPAPEPLGIGDRLFPELGNPGYDVLAYDIALTYRGSNTEPLDAVTTIRARTTAPLDRINLDFARGAVQDVEVNGQSVDFGSEREDLVLQAPRRLPAGVPLNITVRHTSDPRGSGDDGGWVRTADGLAMANQADAAHRVFPSNDHPSDKAYFTFRITAPHRLTAVAAGLPVKKARHGSSTTWTYRTEHPMATELAQVSIGSSAVAHRTGPHGLPVRDVVPAADREKLEPWLERTPAHLEWMEQRVGRYPFETYGVLVADSPIGFALETQTLSLFGKTFFTEPAYPRWYVDSVMVHELAHQWFGNSVSPASWSDLWLNEGHATWYEARYAEERGGPTLERRMREAYKLSDGWRADGGPPAHPHGPAPGQKLSLFRPVVYDGGALVLYALRQEIGARAFDRLERTWVRAHRDSTASTADFTRLASGIAGRDLTAFLDGWLYGKKTPPMPGHPDWSSAKPA, from the coding sequence ATGCCGCTCCTGACCCGCCGCCTGCGTTGCGCCCTGCTGGCGACCGCCTCGGCCACCCTCGTCGCCGCCGCCCTGCCCGCCCCCGAGCCCCTCGGCATCGGCGACCGGCTCTTCCCCGAGCTGGGCAACCCCGGATACGACGTCCTCGCGTACGACATCGCCCTCACCTACCGCGGCTCCAACACCGAGCCCCTGGACGCCGTCACCACGATCCGTGCTCGCACCACCGCACCCCTGGACCGGATCAATCTCGACTTCGCCCGGGGCGCCGTCCAGGATGTCGAGGTCAACGGGCAGAGCGTCGACTTCGGCAGCGAGCGGGAGGACCTCGTCCTCCAGGCACCCCGCCGCCTCCCCGCCGGCGTACCGCTGAACATCACCGTCCGGCACACCAGCGACCCGAGGGGATCCGGTGACGACGGCGGCTGGGTGCGGACCGCCGACGGGCTCGCCATGGCCAACCAGGCCGACGCGGCCCACCGCGTCTTCCCCAGCAACGACCACCCCTCGGACAAGGCGTACTTCACCTTCCGGATCACCGCCCCGCACCGGCTGACGGCGGTCGCGGCCGGGCTGCCCGTGAAGAAGGCCCGGCACGGCTCCTCGACCACCTGGACGTACCGCACCGAGCACCCCATGGCCACCGAGCTGGCCCAGGTCTCCATCGGCAGCTCCGCTGTCGCGCACCGCACCGGACCGCACGGACTGCCGGTGCGCGACGTCGTCCCGGCCGCCGACCGCGAGAAGCTGGAGCCCTGGCTGGAGAGGACCCCGGCCCACCTGGAGTGGATGGAGCAGCGGGTCGGCCGCTACCCCTTCGAGACGTACGGGGTGCTCGTCGCCGACAGCCCCATCGGGTTCGCCCTGGAGACCCAGACGCTGTCGCTGTTCGGGAAGACCTTCTTCACCGAGCCGGCCTACCCGCGGTGGTACGTCGACTCGGTCATGGTCCACGAGCTGGCCCACCAGTGGTTCGGCAACAGCGTCTCGCCCGCGAGCTGGTCCGATCTGTGGCTCAACGAGGGACACGCCACCTGGTACGAGGCCCGGTACGCCGAGGAGAGGGGCGGCCCGACCCTGGAACGCCGGATGCGTGAGGCGTACAAGCTGTCCGACGGCTGGCGCGCGGACGGCGGCCCGCCGGCGCACCCGCACGGCCCGGCCCCGGGGCAGAAGCTCAGTCTGTTCCGCCCCGTCGTGTACGACGGCGGCGCGCTGGTGCTCTACGCCCTGCGCCAGGAGATCGGCGCCAGGGCCTTCGACCGGCTGGAGCGCACCTGGGTCCGGGCGCACCGGGACTCCACGGCGAGCACCGCGGACTTCACGCGCCTTGCCTCCGGGATCGCCGGCCGGGATCTCACCGCCTTCCTCGACGGCTGGCTGTACGGCAAGAAGACCCCGCCGATGCCCGGACACCCGGACTGGAGCAGCGCGAAACCCGCGTGA
- a CDS encoding HD domain-containing protein, which yields MSAEAADPGAPLRRRSRPRIDLRRLGRVALRGPVSRDRLPDAISHVAEAHRAHHPDADLSILRRAYVLAESSHRGQMRKSGEPYITHPLAVTLILAELGAETTTLTASLLHDTVEDTEVTLDQVREQFGDEVCFLVDGVTKLEKVDYGAAAEPETFRKMLVATGNDVRVMSIKLADRLHNMRTLGVMRPEKQARIAKVTRDVLIPLAERLGVQALKTELEDLVFAILHPEEYAGTRALIAAAKGPDDLLETIAGQVTQTLREAGISAEVLIRPRHFVSVHRVRRKRGELRGTDFGRLLVLVGEDADCYAVLGELHTCFTPVISEFKDFVAAPKFNLYQSLHTAVVGPEGAVAEVLIRTHRMHKVAEAGVVALGNPYAQDPAAAPQAEPSDERADPTRPGWLSRLLDWQESATDPDTFWTTLRDDLAQDREITVFRTDGGTLGLPAGASCVDAAYAQYGDRAHTAIGARVNGRLATLSTVLSDGDTVQPLLAQDTASGPSPDWLDHARTPAARIAITGWFSDHPDEAKPAPETVGGTGPGTRDEPAASPERHAPGAAAPARGRSGHRATGVVVEDPDAPVRLAGCCTPVPPDELTGFVVRGGAVTVHRRECPAVAAMREIGRAPVGARWADGEDRESDAGCRVTLVAESFGRPRLLADLTEAIATADAAIVAATVEPPSEQRVRHTYTLQLPDAAGLPRLMRAMRDVAGVYDVSRARLPAPTG from the coding sequence ATGAGTGCAGAGGCCGCCGATCCGGGCGCCCCCCTTCGCAGGCGGAGCCGCCCCCGGATCGATCTGCGCAGACTGGGCCGGGTGGCGCTGCGCGGCCCGGTCTCCCGCGACCGGCTGCCCGACGCCATCAGCCATGTCGCCGAGGCGCACCGGGCCCACCACCCCGACGCCGATCTGAGCATCCTGCGCCGGGCCTACGTCCTCGCGGAGTCCTCGCACCGCGGGCAGATGCGCAAGAGCGGCGAGCCGTACATCACGCATCCGCTGGCCGTGACGCTGATCCTCGCCGAGCTGGGCGCGGAGACCACCACCCTCACCGCCTCCCTGCTCCACGACACCGTCGAGGACACGGAAGTGACCCTCGATCAGGTCCGGGAGCAGTTCGGCGACGAGGTCTGCTTCCTCGTCGACGGCGTCACCAAACTGGAGAAGGTCGACTACGGCGCCGCCGCCGAACCGGAGACCTTCCGCAAGATGCTCGTCGCCACCGGCAACGACGTCCGGGTCATGTCCATCAAGCTCGCGGACCGGCTGCACAACATGCGCACCCTCGGTGTGATGCGCCCCGAGAAGCAGGCCCGGATCGCCAAGGTCACCCGGGACGTCCTCATCCCGCTCGCCGAACGGCTCGGCGTACAGGCGCTCAAGACCGAGCTGGAGGACCTGGTCTTCGCGATCCTGCACCCTGAGGAGTACGCCGGGACCCGCGCCCTCATCGCCGCCGCGAAGGGCCCGGACGACCTCCTCGAAACCATCGCCGGACAGGTGACACAGACCTTGCGCGAGGCGGGCATCAGCGCTGAAGTCCTCATCAGACCGCGCCACTTCGTCTCGGTGCACCGGGTCCGCAGGAAACGCGGGGAACTGCGCGGCACCGACTTCGGCCGACTGCTCGTCCTGGTCGGCGAGGACGCCGACTGCTACGCCGTCCTCGGTGAACTGCACACCTGCTTCACCCCGGTGATCTCCGAGTTCAAGGACTTCGTCGCCGCCCCCAAGTTCAACCTGTACCAGTCGCTGCACACCGCCGTCGTCGGGCCCGAGGGGGCCGTCGCCGAAGTCCTCATCCGTACGCACCGGATGCACAAGGTCGCCGAGGCGGGCGTCGTCGCGCTGGGCAACCCGTACGCCCAGGACCCCGCCGCGGCCCCGCAGGCCGAGCCGTCCGACGAGCGTGCCGACCCGACCAGGCCCGGCTGGCTCTCCCGGCTGCTGGACTGGCAGGAGTCCGCCACCGACCCCGACACCTTCTGGACGACCCTGCGCGACGACCTCGCCCAGGACCGCGAGATCACCGTCTTCCGCACCGACGGCGGCACCCTCGGGCTGCCCGCCGGGGCCAGCTGCGTCGACGCCGCCTACGCCCAGTACGGGGACCGGGCCCACACCGCGATCGGGGCCCGGGTCAACGGCCGCCTCGCCACCCTGAGCACCGTCCTCAGCGACGGCGACACCGTGCAGCCGCTGCTCGCCCAGGACACCGCCTCCGGCCCCTCGCCCGACTGGCTCGACCACGCGCGCACCCCCGCCGCCCGGATCGCGATCACCGGCTGGTTCAGCGACCACCCGGACGAGGCGAAGCCCGCCCCGGAGACCGTCGGCGGGACCGGGCCCGGCACCCGGGACGAGCCCGCCGCCTCCCCGGAACGCCATGCTCCGGGGGCCGCGGCTCCGGCCCGCGGCCGGTCCGGACACCGCGCCACGGGCGTCGTCGTCGAGGACCCGGACGCCCCGGTGCGCCTGGCCGGCTGCTGTACGCCGGTGCCCCCCGACGAACTGACCGGCTTCGTCGTCCGGGGCGGCGCGGTGACCGTGCACCGCCGGGAGTGCCCCGCCGTCGCCGCGATGCGGGAGATCGGCCGCGCCCCGGTCGGGGCCCGCTGGGCGGACGGGGAGGACCGGGAGTCCGACGCGGGCTGCCGGGTCACCCTGGTCGCCGAATCGTTCGGCCGACCCCGGCTCCTCGCCGACCTCACTGAAGCCATCGCCACCGCCGACGCGGCGATCGTCGCCGCCACCGTCGAACCCCCCAGCGAGCAGCGGGTCCGCCACACCTACACCCTCCAGCTCCCCGACGCGGCCGGCCTCCCCCGCCTGATGCGGGCCATGCGCGACGTCGCCGGGGTCTACGACGTCAGCCGCGCCCGGCTCCCGGCCCCGACGGGCTGA
- the dapF gene encoding diaminopimelate epimerase produces the protein MSTSQIAFLKGHGTENDFVIVPDPDNALTLPAALVARLCDRRAGIGGDGLLHVVRSAAHPEARSMAETAEWFMDYRNADGSIAEMCGNGVRVFAHYLQRAGLVEEGDLTVATRGGTKRVHLAKNGDITVSMGQARLPEASVTVSVGGRSWPARNVNMGNPHAVAFVDDLDHAGDLFSAPPLTPEAVYPEGVNVEFVVDRGPRHVGMRVHERGSGETRSCGTGACAVAVATARRDGADPAVTGLPVTYRVDLPGGTLVITEHPDGAVEMTGPAVIVAEGVIDPAWLESA, from the coding sequence GTGAGCACCTCGCAGATCGCCTTCCTCAAGGGCCACGGCACCGAGAACGACTTCGTGATCGTCCCGGACCCGGACAACGCCCTCACCCTGCCCGCCGCCCTCGTGGCCCGGCTCTGCGACCGCCGGGCCGGTATCGGCGGCGACGGACTGCTGCACGTCGTGCGCTCCGCCGCGCACCCCGAGGCGCGGTCCATGGCGGAGACGGCCGAGTGGTTCATGGACTACCGCAACGCGGACGGCTCGATCGCCGAGATGTGCGGCAACGGCGTGCGCGTCTTCGCGCACTACCTCCAGCGGGCCGGCCTCGTCGAGGAGGGCGACCTGACCGTCGCCACCCGGGGCGGCACCAAGCGCGTGCACCTCGCCAAGAACGGCGACATCACCGTGTCCATGGGACAGGCCCGGCTGCCGGAGGCGAGCGTCACGGTCAGCGTCGGCGGCCGCAGCTGGCCCGCCCGCAACGTCAACATGGGCAACCCCCACGCCGTCGCGTTCGTCGACGACCTGGACCACGCGGGCGATCTGTTCTCCGCCCCGCCCCTCACTCCCGAGGCGGTCTACCCCGAAGGGGTCAACGTCGAGTTCGTCGTCGACCGGGGCCCGCGCCACGTCGGTATGCGCGTCCACGAGCGCGGCTCCGGCGAGACCCGCTCCTGCGGCACCGGGGCCTGTGCGGTCGCCGTCGCCACCGCCCGCCGCGACGGCGCCGACCCCGCCGTGACCGGGCTCCCCGTCACGTACCGGGTGGATCTCCCCGGCGGCACCCTCGTCATCACCGAGCACCCGGACGGCGCGGTCGAGATGACGGGCCCCGCCGTGATCGTCGCCGAAGGCGTCATCGACCCGGCCTGGCTCGAATCCGCCTGA
- the miaA gene encoding tRNA (adenosine(37)-N6)-dimethylallyltransferase MiaA — protein sequence MTPPRPAPRVITVVGPTAAGKSDLGVFLAQRLGGEVINADSMQLYRGMDIGTAKLTLPERDGVPHHLLDIWDVTEAASVAEYQRLARREIDRLLAEGRTPVLVGGSGLYVKGAVDALEFPGTDPEVRARLEAELAEGGSGALHARLAAADPQAARSILASNGRRIVRALEVIEITGKPFTANLPGDEPVYDAVQIGVDVERPELDERIARRVDRMWEAGLVDEVRALEVSGLREGLTASRALGYQQILTALAGECTEDEARAETVRATKRFARRQDSWFRRDPRVVWLGGGDHDRGELPHRALTLVERAVTA from the coding sequence GTGACCCCTCCCCGCCCCGCACCCCGTGTCATCACCGTCGTAGGCCCCACAGCGGCCGGAAAATCGGATCTGGGGGTCTTTCTCGCCCAGCGGCTCGGCGGCGAGGTGATCAACGCCGACTCCATGCAGCTCTACCGGGGCATGGACATCGGCACGGCGAAACTGACGCTGCCCGAGCGCGACGGCGTGCCGCACCACCTGCTGGACATCTGGGACGTCACCGAGGCCGCCAGCGTCGCCGAGTACCAGCGTCTGGCCCGCCGGGAGATCGACCGGCTGCTCGCCGAGGGGCGCACCCCCGTCCTGGTCGGCGGCTCCGGGCTGTACGTGAAGGGCGCCGTCGACGCCCTGGAGTTCCCCGGTACGGACCCCGAGGTGCGCGCCCGCCTCGAAGCGGAGCTGGCCGAGGGCGGCTCCGGGGCCCTGCACGCACGGCTCGCCGCCGCCGACCCGCAGGCCGCCCGCTCCATCCTGGCGAGCAACGGCCGCCGCATCGTCCGCGCCCTCGAAGTCATCGAGATCACCGGCAAGCCCTTCACCGCCAACCTCCCCGGTGACGAGCCGGTCTACGACGCCGTCCAGATCGGCGTCGACGTGGAACGCCCCGAACTGGACGAGCGCATCGCCCGGCGCGTCGACCGGATGTGGGAGGCCGGACTCGTGGACGAGGTCCGCGCCCTGGAGGTGTCCGGACTGCGCGAGGGCCTCACCGCCTCACGGGCCCTCGGCTACCAGCAGATCCTCACGGCGCTCGCGGGGGAGTGCACCGAGGACGAGGCGCGGGCCGAGACCGTGCGCGCCACCAAGCGATTCGCCCGCCGCCAGGATTCGTGGTTCCGCCGTGACCCGCGTGTCGTGTGGCTCGGTGGCGGTGACCACGACCGGGGGGAACTCCCGCACCGGGCACTGACGTTGGTCGAACGAGCGGTCACAGCCTGA